One genomic segment of Streptomyces sp. RerS4 includes these proteins:
- the ureG gene encoding urease accessory protein UreG, with protein MHLDHAVTFPHRHTHSAEPLRPDGTRRALRVGLGGPVGSGKTATVAALCRALRADLSMAVVTNDIYTREDAEFLLREAVLPPERISAVETGACPHTAIRDDISANLEAVEELEERVGPLDLILVESGGDNLTATFSRGLVDAQIFVIDVAGGDDIPRKGGPGVTTADLLVVNKTDLAPHVGSDLERMARDAAEQRGDLPVAFQSLRGADGVAPVAAWVRERLAAWTAVR; from the coding sequence ATGCACCTCGACCACGCCGTGACCTTCCCCCACCGGCACACGCACAGCGCCGAACCCCTCCGCCCCGACGGCACCCGGCGCGCCCTGCGCGTGGGACTCGGCGGGCCCGTCGGATCCGGCAAGACCGCCACCGTCGCCGCCCTGTGCCGGGCCCTGCGCGCCGACCTCTCCATGGCCGTCGTCACCAACGACATCTACACCCGCGAGGACGCCGAGTTCCTGCTCCGCGAGGCCGTCCTGCCGCCCGAGCGGATCAGCGCCGTCGAGACCGGCGCCTGCCCGCACACCGCCATCCGCGACGACATCTCCGCCAATCTGGAGGCCGTCGAGGAACTGGAGGAACGGGTCGGTCCGTTGGACCTGATCCTCGTCGAGTCCGGCGGGGACAACCTGACGGCCACCTTCTCGCGGGGCCTGGTCGACGCCCAGATCTTCGTCATCGACGTGGCCGGCGGCGACGACATCCCGCGCAAGGGCGGCCCCGGCGTCACCACCGCCGACCTCCTCGTCGTCAACAAGACCGACCTGGCCCCCCACGTCGGCTCCGACCTGGAACGGATGGCCCGCGACGCCGCCGAGCAGCGCGGCGACCTCCCCGTCGCCTTCCAGTCGCTGCGCGGCGCGGACGGCGTGGCCCCGGTGGCCGCGTGGGTGCGCGAACGGCTCGCCGCCTGGACGGCCGTACGGTGA